A single region of the Hyphomonas adhaerens MHS-3 genome encodes:
- a CDS encoding NAD(P)H-dependent flavin oxidoreductase: MSIDFTFGGRLKVPLIVSPMFLVSNPPLALACCSRGVMGSFPAHSTRNRDVFANWLEDMERGLAEMEAPAPFAVNLVVHPTNERYPGDLELCIQHRVPVILTSKGAPDDVFKRIHDYGGVAFHDIASARHAEKAAEAGADALIAVCAGAGGHTGTINPFALLNEVRQVTDKPIILAGGMSTGQDILAAQAMGASACYFGTRFIATRECLSDDATRDMMVAATAKDIFFSAALDGAPANWLRPSLIQEGLDPDEIAAYTPGQRVQNQAARARYSKIKSAGQGVGMIESVESAADLCDRIIDEYNRSKRAFANNLLRTTA, from the coding sequence ATGTCGATTGACTTCACGTTCGGCGGTCGCCTGAAAGTACCGCTTATCGTTTCGCCCATGTTCCTCGTTTCGAACCCACCTCTTGCGCTGGCATGTTGTTCGCGTGGCGTGATGGGCAGTTTTCCGGCACATTCCACTCGCAATCGAGACGTCTTTGCAAACTGGCTGGAGGACATGGAACGCGGTCTCGCCGAGATGGAGGCACCCGCGCCATTCGCCGTCAACCTAGTGGTTCATCCGACGAACGAGCGCTATCCGGGAGACCTCGAACTCTGCATTCAGCACAGGGTTCCAGTTATTCTTACCTCGAAAGGTGCTCCTGACGATGTGTTCAAGCGTATCCACGATTATGGCGGAGTCGCATTCCACGATATCGCGTCGGCCAGGCATGCGGAGAAAGCTGCGGAAGCAGGTGCCGACGCACTTATTGCCGTATGCGCCGGCGCAGGTGGACACACGGGTACGATCAACCCCTTTGCCCTCCTGAATGAAGTTCGTCAGGTGACTGACAAGCCAATCATACTTGCGGGAGGCATGAGCACGGGCCAAGACATTCTCGCCGCGCAAGCCATGGGTGCATCCGCATGTTACTTCGGCACCCGCTTTATCGCCACCCGCGAATGCCTGTCGGATGACGCAACACGGGACATGATGGTCGCAGCAACCGCTAAGGACATTTTTTTCTCGGCAGCACTGGACGGAGCACCGGCGAACTGGCTTCGCCCGAGCCTTATCCAGGAAGGTCTGGACCCAGATGAAATTGCCGCCTACACACCCGGTCAGCGCGTTCAGAATCAGGCTGCGCGCGCACGCTACTCAAAGATCAAGTCCGCCGGGCAAGGCGTCGGCATGATCGAATCCGTGGAATCCGCCGCGGACCTCTGCGACCGGATCATCGACGAATACAACCGATCGAAGCGCGCATTCGCAAACAATCTTCTTCGCACCACTGCCTGA
- a CDS encoding CaiB/BaiF CoA-transferase family protein — protein sequence MFQDFDLLQIFDKNSSPQACLAVQFAAKIACELGARTYISAEEQGPALAQLSHIEPARVETSPISWAHDTSNGRHRVILRAAQSGREKCLDGSISSVTIELERWQSENTLFAASGLARLLGDPDRAPLVPAANYGAHTIGYAAFAALTAVAAARFRHGRAEQAWLHGEAALAWINWKAAIAGTLGEDLKRQGEGAEWPVLACRDGHVAFVYTERDWNKVIEMIGNPVLNDERFSSFSSRARHRADYMAPIAEWCAGLTKADLAKIFVEREVPGAPVSTIEDLFADPLLTHRNALVRTPEGSIAPALPHRIEREMTGGTPKEDSDGSLPLSGLRVLDLGIITAGAGVSALLADMGATVIKVESDTYPDPFRSWAGAAGGDSPLFKSNNRNKQGITLNLKTDEGLREFLKLAETADIVVENFRRGVLDRLGVTFERLVQANPTILLASISGQGLSGPGAHHTTFGSTLEASSGFASLTSYDDGVPVISGRNLNYPDQTVCLYGAAVIAAQAIMCRHNGVARHLDISQRDCAIYQIGDIIARVADGVASDARPADTIFRRPDAPNMLRCADGEYVAVNCEDPALLEALLSGCPLMDWAALWNAADCAQTLLDAGIGAAVARSGKDLSDAPAIRSAGAFATSPSGDLVKGFPFQLLQTPMRIHSNAPGIGEHTHIILNSREETPHVD from the coding sequence TTGTTTCAAGATTTTGACCTTCTGCAGATTTTCGACAAGAATTCGTCCCCACAAGCCTGTCTTGCTGTTCAGTTCGCAGCCAAGATCGCGTGCGAACTCGGTGCGAGAACTTATATCTCTGCAGAAGAACAGGGCCCCGCCCTGGCACAGTTATCCCACATTGAGCCTGCCCGAGTTGAAACGTCTCCGATCAGTTGGGCTCACGACACTTCCAATGGGCGGCATCGCGTTATTCTGCGTGCCGCACAATCCGGCAGAGAAAAATGCCTCGATGGATCTATCAGCAGCGTCACTATCGAACTCGAGCGATGGCAGTCCGAAAATACGCTCTTTGCTGCCTCCGGACTGGCCCGTCTTCTTGGTGATCCTGACCGCGCACCTCTGGTTCCTGCCGCAAACTACGGGGCGCATACGATCGGTTATGCCGCTTTTGCCGCACTGACGGCTGTCGCTGCGGCACGGTTTCGGCATGGACGGGCAGAACAGGCCTGGCTGCATGGAGAGGCGGCGCTCGCCTGGATTAACTGGAAAGCCGCCATCGCCGGTACGCTTGGTGAAGATCTGAAACGCCAGGGCGAAGGCGCTGAATGGCCGGTCCTCGCCTGCAGGGACGGACATGTCGCCTTCGTCTACACAGAGAGAGACTGGAACAAGGTCATCGAAATGATCGGCAATCCTGTCTTGAACGATGAACGCTTCAGCAGTTTTAGCAGCCGGGCCAGACATCGTGCAGACTATATGGCTCCGATAGCCGAATGGTGCGCCGGCCTGACCAAAGCCGATCTTGCAAAGATCTTTGTTGAGCGGGAAGTTCCCGGAGCCCCTGTGTCGACAATTGAGGACCTGTTTGCCGACCCACTGCTTACGCATCGAAACGCATTGGTAAGAACACCGGAAGGCAGCATCGCTCCAGCTTTGCCGCACAGGATTGAGCGGGAAATGACAGGTGGTACGCCCAAGGAGGATTCTGATGGCTCGCTTCCGCTAAGCGGCCTGAGGGTTCTTGATCTTGGAATCATTACTGCTGGTGCTGGCGTATCTGCGCTACTTGCCGATATGGGCGCGACAGTAATCAAGGTCGAATCCGATACCTACCCCGACCCTTTCCGCTCCTGGGCCGGAGCGGCCGGTGGTGACTCACCACTGTTCAAAAGCAACAACAGAAACAAACAGGGCATCACTCTGAACCTGAAGACCGATGAAGGCCTGAGAGAATTTCTGAAACTGGCTGAAACCGCCGATATCGTTGTCGAAAACTTCCGTCGCGGTGTGCTCGACCGCCTGGGCGTCACCTTCGAGCGTTTAGTGCAGGCGAATCCGACAATCCTGCTCGCCTCTATTTCGGGACAAGGACTGTCCGGCCCGGGAGCCCACCACACGACGTTCGGGTCAACGCTTGAAGCAAGTTCGGGATTTGCGTCTCTGACAAGCTATGATGATGGCGTCCCGGTCATTTCAGGACGGAACCTGAACTATCCGGACCAGACAGTATGCCTCTATGGCGCTGCAGTGATCGCGGCACAGGCCATCATGTGCCGACATAACGGCGTCGCCCGGCATCTCGATATTTCGCAAAGAGACTGCGCCATCTACCAAATCGGCGATATTATTGCCCGGGTCGCGGACGGCGTAGCCAGCGATGCCAGACCTGCTGATACGATTTTCCGTCGACCGGATGCCCCAAATATGCTGCGCTGTGCAGACGGCGAGTATGTCGCAGTGAATTGTGAGGACCCCGCCCTCCTTGAAGCCCTCTTATCGGGCTGTCCTCTGATGGACTGGGCCGCGCTATGGAATGCTGCCGACTGCGCTCAAACACTTCTGGACGCAGGCATCGGCGCAGCAGTGGCACGCAGTGGAAAGGACCTGTCCGATGCGCCGGCCATCCGCTCCGCCGGGGCCTTTGCGACCAGCCCAAGCGGCGACTTGGTCAAGGGCTTTCCGTTTCAACTCCTGCAAACGCCAATGCGGATCCACAGCAATGCGCCTGGAATAGGCGAGCATACTCACATCATTCTCAACTCCCGTGAGGAAACGCCCCATGTCGATTGA
- a CDS encoding aldehyde dehydrogenase family protein, whose protein sequence is MGTYFDSIDPSNGRVYASVASGDATDVEAAVAAAKAASPAWAAMRPLDRGAIIQRIGEALLEHKALLAEIETREMGMPAQASPDVIASSAEYFTYYGGLAPSVLGDTIPVDEGTFAYTLYEPYGVVGIITPWNAPLNQAARSVAPALAAGNTIVLKPSEYTSVATVELARIASEAGLPAGVLNVVTGTGPDVGEPLVRHRGIEKIGFTGSVPTGARIGAIAGERIVPATLELGGKSPDIVFADAKLEVAVPQVLFGFIANSGQICTSGTRIIVERSIHDKLAEMLAAAARRIPIGVEKPFPCLGPIANRMQYEKVLNYFESANAEGAQLITGGCPARGEGLEGGLYIEPTIYTDVTPDMKIVREEIFGPVGVLIPFDTEDEAIAIANDTEYGLAAGVWSQNASRVHRVAARLQAGTVYINTWHAQAVEVPTGGYKRSGIGRERGLSAIKSYMQTKNVTQKLV, encoded by the coding sequence TTGGGCACCTATTTCGACTCTATCGACCCCTCGAACGGTCGGGTGTACGCGAGCGTCGCATCAGGCGATGCCACGGATGTCGAAGCAGCGGTGGCTGCGGCCAAGGCAGCGAGTCCCGCCTGGGCTGCCATGAGGCCACTTGACCGCGGGGCAATTATTCAGAGAATCGGGGAAGCTCTGCTTGAGCATAAAGCGTTGCTTGCTGAGATAGAGACGCGTGAAATGGGTATGCCAGCCCAGGCATCTCCCGATGTCATTGCCAGCTCAGCTGAATATTTTACCTATTATGGCGGTCTGGCGCCTTCGGTGCTTGGGGATACGATCCCGGTAGATGAAGGGACATTCGCTTATACGCTTTATGAGCCTTATGGTGTGGTTGGTATCATCACGCCTTGGAATGCGCCGCTCAATCAGGCTGCACGGAGCGTGGCGCCCGCACTGGCTGCAGGCAATACGATTGTCTTGAAGCCGAGCGAATATACATCGGTCGCAACTGTCGAACTCGCGCGAATTGCTAGTGAAGCAGGTTTGCCGGCGGGCGTTCTGAATGTTGTGACCGGAACCGGGCCAGATGTGGGTGAGCCGCTGGTGCGCCACAGGGGTATTGAAAAGATCGGGTTTACCGGATCTGTGCCAACCGGAGCCCGGATAGGTGCGATCGCCGGGGAGCGGATTGTGCCGGCCACTCTGGAGCTGGGCGGAAAATCACCGGATATCGTGTTCGCTGATGCAAAGCTGGAGGTCGCTGTGCCGCAAGTGCTGTTCGGCTTTATCGCAAACTCCGGACAGATTTGTACCTCCGGTACGAGAATTATTGTTGAGCGCTCAATTCATGACAAGTTGGCGGAGATGCTTGCCGCGGCGGCGCGGCGTATCCCCATAGGTGTGGAAAAGCCGTTTCCCTGCCTCGGTCCCATCGCCAATCGGATGCAATACGAAAAAGTGTTGAACTATTTCGAAAGTGCAAATGCAGAAGGTGCGCAGCTCATCACCGGTGGGTGCCCTGCGCGAGGGGAAGGGCTTGAAGGTGGTCTGTATATAGAGCCCACCATTTATACGGACGTGACGCCAGATATGAAGATCGTTCGTGAAGAGATATTTGGGCCTGTAGGCGTGCTGATCCCCTTCGATACAGAAGATGAAGCCATTGCGATCGCTAATGATACGGAATACGGGCTGGCCGCCGGAGTGTGGTCGCAGAATGCAAGTCGTGTTCACCGTGTCGCCGCACGGCTTCAGGCAGGAACGGTCTACATCAACACTTGGCATGCGCAGGCTGTGGAGGTTCCGACGGGCGGGTACAAGCGTAGCGGCATCGGCCGAGAGCGCGGGCTCAGTGCGATCAAATCCTATATGCAGACCAAAAACGTCACACAGAAATTAGTCTAA
- a CDS encoding MmgE/PrpD family protein yields the protein MIQQELTEAIATIAASYQHRDFPDDVELLGRLVVLDNIGCTIRGTRSSLVQLMAEELFECSIDALPLLSGQLNGSLNNRAMLHAAAAHAIDFDDTLVPAMSAHAGSAVVSASLQLACELRASGPDLITAVVAGYETAARVGALLHPDHYLLGFHPTATVGVFGAAAAAGQLLKLDSTKARAALGLAATQACGLKCTFGTMAKPYNAAHAASSGLLAARLVARGFTAPLNALEIEKGYLSMFFGLTEGERKVENPGIFRIRDNAFKFHAACHATHPMIEALHAVVAEHAFDVHRIARVDVSTTPLSLRTASVGEPKSGLEGKFSFPHVAALVLAGRDTASDESYSQAAVEDKTLSFLRPLVHANETGTDTFKTSVSISMLDGGHYESSFDFRDLMSNVETVSRRVGTKFLSNAWHAVGHEKAERLRSGIMNLSDASDVRDLLAVK from the coding sequence ATGATCCAGCAAGAACTGACAGAGGCTATTGCAACGATCGCTGCGTCTTACCAGCACCGGGACTTTCCGGATGATGTAGAACTCCTCGGCCGGCTCGTTGTCCTTGACAATATCGGTTGTACTATACGGGGTACCAGATCCTCTCTCGTCCAGCTGATGGCCGAAGAGTTATTTGAATGCAGCATCGACGCCCTACCCCTGTTGTCTGGGCAATTGAATGGTTCGCTCAATAACCGCGCGATGCTTCACGCGGCGGCCGCTCATGCAATCGATTTCGACGACACGCTCGTACCGGCAATGTCCGCCCATGCCGGCAGTGCAGTTGTCAGCGCCTCCCTCCAACTGGCATGTGAACTCCGCGCATCAGGACCAGACCTAATAACAGCCGTTGTCGCAGGGTACGAAACCGCCGCTCGAGTGGGCGCGCTCCTTCATCCCGACCATTACTTACTCGGCTTTCATCCAACCGCGACTGTCGGTGTCTTCGGTGCCGCCGCTGCTGCTGGTCAGCTCCTGAAGCTCGACTCTACAAAGGCGCGCGCAGCTCTTGGTCTCGCAGCCACTCAAGCTTGCGGGCTTAAGTGCACTTTCGGCACGATGGCGAAGCCCTACAACGCCGCACACGCCGCATCATCCGGACTGCTCGCAGCCCGCCTGGTTGCTCGCGGCTTCACAGCCCCACTGAATGCTCTCGAAATAGAGAAAGGGTATCTTTCCATGTTTTTCGGCCTCACCGAAGGGGAACGAAAAGTCGAGAACCCGGGCATTTTCCGCATTCGTGATAATGCATTCAAGTTCCACGCTGCTTGTCACGCAACACACCCGATGATCGAAGCGCTGCACGCCGTCGTCGCGGAGCATGCCTTCGACGTTCACCGCATTGCCCGCGTCGATGTATCTACAACTCCACTGAGCTTGCGGACCGCTTCTGTTGGTGAGCCCAAATCAGGTCTTGAGGGCAAGTTCTCCTTCCCCCATGTTGCTGCGCTCGTGCTCGCCGGACGCGACACAGCCTCCGATGAATCCTACAGTCAGGCTGCCGTAGAAGATAAGACGCTGTCCTTTCTGAGACCCTTGGTTCATGCAAATGAGACAGGAACAGATACCTTCAAAACAAGCGTTTCGATTTCAATGCTCGATGGTGGACATTACGAATCCAGCTTTGATTTTCGAGACCTGATGAGCAACGTAGAGACTGTCAGCAGACGTGTTGGGACCAAGTTTTTGAGCAATGCTTGGCACGCTGTCGGACACGAAAAGGCCGAGCGTCTCAGGTCGGGCATAATGAATCTGTCCGACGCTTCAGATGTGCGAGATTTACTCGCTGTCAAATGA
- a CDS encoding TonB-dependent receptor — protein MKVRLLTCTALVFSGLAFPAIAQESSDASDSVSSIENNTDTNSARRLPSVVVEAQRREQDILDVPIAVTAFDEEALEVAGVVDILDLNLASPSFFANTLSDPIGNSPVRIRGIGTGGGNPGFEGAVGMYVDDVYRSRSGAALTTFFDMGGVEVLRGPQGTLFGKNTTAGAIVQRTAAPVFDEFQAKLQATAGNYGKRSVEGMINIPMGEKFAFRLAGLNDETDGFFSNPVDGRDTAWSKNKAIRASLAFEPTDRISGRLTYDWSKWDSPGNFGSSTRIDNTDTNGLNNTIWAQSALDQSAGGAGYWYWTPDPTGTNPGAADPFSYNIATNHDSDAVLDQEGLTLNLNFDISDNLQLRSITGYREINNDNQGGDWDFGPLDFGGSLSLYFDFETFSQEFLLNGSVGNKFDYVAGINYFTEEIAYTRKASVGSQFGPVYSQLLTGGTIPGDVLGSVGVDFQNSAFTQNETSWGLFGQGTYHFNDQWSVIAGLRWNSVEKDGSHKNNAAIDREDYYDLITSSAFAFYALNGSGLSSPDFTASTEDEELTYDLTLQYRPDDDMQLYAKFAHGFKAGGINLQNDAAGGQPAIGGTNIINGRSYLDDTPEIVTFAPEFVDAYELGFRWEYLGAGRLGVTLFRSEFEDLQVSTFNGQVFEVINAGTSSTEGIEVENYYIFNDNLSANMSLTWMDASYGDDVVNLPAGRQRGLSPDLSLVFGGQYQRPITEAIDFYANANYSYYSDMFLGEGDGSNALSFQKQDAYGVFGAQIGVRVTGDWDAQIFCKNCFGEEYFTYAFNQPFVSGGSPMGNPGDPQTYGVRLKKEF, from the coding sequence ATGAAAGTAAGATTACTGACCTGCACTGCGCTGGTGTTTTCTGGTTTGGCTTTTCCGGCAATTGCCCAGGAAAGCTCAGACGCATCGGATTCGGTCTCTTCAATCGAGAACAACACCGATACGAACTCAGCGCGTCGTCTGCCTAGCGTTGTCGTCGAAGCCCAACGCCGCGAGCAGGATATTCTTGACGTCCCAATTGCCGTAACCGCGTTTGACGAAGAGGCTCTGGAAGTCGCGGGCGTGGTGGATATTCTCGACCTCAACCTGGCCAGCCCCAGCTTCTTTGCCAATACGTTATCGGATCCGATTGGCAACTCCCCGGTACGAATTCGCGGTATCGGCACGGGAGGTGGAAATCCCGGCTTTGAAGGCGCAGTCGGCATGTATGTGGACGATGTCTATCGGTCCCGTTCGGGCGCCGCCCTCACGACTTTTTTCGACATGGGGGGCGTGGAAGTTTTGCGTGGCCCTCAAGGCACACTATTTGGCAAGAACACCACTGCCGGCGCCATCGTTCAACGCACGGCCGCACCGGTTTTCGATGAGTTTCAAGCTAAACTGCAAGCTACAGCCGGCAATTACGGCAAGCGCAGTGTCGAAGGCATGATCAACATCCCGATGGGAGAAAAATTCGCTTTTCGCCTGGCAGGACTGAACGATGAAACGGACGGATTTTTTTCCAACCCGGTCGACGGGCGGGACACCGCGTGGAGCAAGAACAAGGCAATCCGGGCTTCTCTTGCTTTCGAACCTACAGACCGGATTTCCGGTCGCCTGACCTATGACTGGAGCAAATGGGACTCCCCCGGGAACTTCGGTTCATCGACCCGTATCGATAATACAGACACGAATGGATTAAATAACACGATCTGGGCACAATCGGCCTTGGACCAGTCCGCTGGCGGTGCAGGCTATTGGTACTGGACACCAGATCCAACTGGAACAAACCCCGGTGCAGCGGATCCTTTCTCCTACAATATCGCGACCAACCATGATTCTGATGCTGTTTTGGATCAGGAGGGTCTCACGCTGAATCTCAATTTCGATATTTCAGACAATCTTCAGCTGCGCTCCATCACGGGATATCGGGAAATTAACAATGACAATCAAGGGGGAGACTGGGACTTCGGTCCGCTCGACTTCGGCGGCAGCCTCAGCCTCTATTTTGACTTCGAGACCTTCTCGCAGGAATTTCTCCTCAATGGCTCCGTGGGGAACAAATTCGACTATGTCGCTGGCATAAACTATTTTACCGAAGAAATCGCCTATACACGCAAAGCAAGCGTTGGCAGCCAGTTCGGGCCCGTATACAGCCAGCTGCTGACAGGCGGGACAATACCAGGTGATGTACTTGGTTCCGTTGGCGTCGACTTCCAGAATTCTGCTTTCACACAGAACGAAACCTCCTGGGGCCTGTTTGGACAGGGCACGTACCACTTTAACGATCAATGGAGCGTGATTGCCGGACTCCGCTGGAATTCTGTCGAGAAAGATGGTTCGCACAAAAACAATGCAGCGATCGATCGTGAGGATTACTACGATCTCATCACGAGCTCGGCATTTGCCTTCTACGCACTCAATGGGTCCGGTCTGTCGAGCCCCGACTTCACCGCGAGTACAGAAGACGAAGAACTCACATATGACCTGACACTGCAATACCGTCCTGACGACGATATGCAATTGTATGCAAAGTTCGCCCATGGGTTCAAAGCGGGTGGAATAAACCTCCAGAATGATGCAGCAGGTGGCCAGCCAGCCATCGGCGGTACAAACATCATCAATGGTCGTTCTTATCTCGACGATACGCCGGAGATTGTGACTTTTGCACCAGAGTTTGTAGACGCATACGAATTAGGCTTTCGCTGGGAATACCTCGGCGCTGGCCGTCTGGGTGTGACATTGTTCCGGTCCGAATTCGAGGACCTGCAGGTCTCCACTTTCAATGGGCAGGTATTCGAAGTCATCAATGCGGGAACATCCTCGACCGAAGGTATCGAGGTCGAAAACTACTACATCTTCAATGACAATCTGTCGGCGAACATGTCCCTGACCTGGATGGACGCGTCGTATGGCGACGACGTGGTGAACCTGCCAGCCGGACGTCAGCGCGGCTTGTCTCCCGACTTGTCGCTCGTATTCGGCGGCCAGTATCAGCGCCCCATCACGGAAGCGATCGATTTCTACGCAAATGCAAACTACTCATACTATTCTGACATGTTCCTTGGTGAAGGGGATGGCTCAAACGCCCTGAGCTTCCAGAAGCAAGATGCATATGGCGTATTCGGTGCCCAGATTGGCGTGCGCGTGACCGGAGATTGGGACGCCCAGATCTTCTGCAAGAATTGCTTCGGAGAAGAGTACTTCACCTACGCGTTCAACCAACCTTTTGTCTCCGGGGGATCCCCCATGGGCAATCCCGGTGATCCGCAAACATATGGGGTGCGTCTGAAGAAAGAGTTCTAG
- a CDS encoding IclR family transcriptional regulator, which yields MDTSIKSSQRTLALFELFSLEQRPLTIKQITDALDIPQSSASVLTKSLVSLGYLEKNEQNRTYYPTLRVSLLGTWMRRQHQRAGQLPALLSEVARLTGESTILAMRNGMYSQYLIAQKGSSPTRAQVESGMLYPLACCSTGWCLLTLERKDVVGKIVRRTISEAKEDYWRETARNAIEQVQLTQSRGYAFSKGETMRGLGAIAILLPSMPGAYAMSAGCGGRIERVEAKKDLILDALNELARSVRTLKEREEHFLFS from the coding sequence ATGGATACTTCGATCAAATCGTCTCAGCGGACGCTAGCATTGTTTGAACTCTTCTCGCTTGAGCAGCGGCCACTCACAATCAAGCAAATCACTGATGCGTTAGATATTCCGCAATCCAGCGCGTCTGTGCTTACCAAGTCACTGGTGTCTCTCGGGTACCTTGAAAAGAATGAACAGAACCGGACCTACTATCCGACGTTACGCGTATCGCTTCTTGGCACCTGGATGCGCCGCCAGCACCAAAGGGCAGGCCAGTTGCCCGCCCTTTTGAGCGAAGTGGCAAGGCTGACCGGTGAATCGACAATACTCGCCATGCGCAACGGCATGTACTCTCAGTATCTGATCGCGCAGAAGGGCAGCTCGCCTACGCGCGCGCAAGTGGAGTCTGGTATGCTCTACCCACTTGCTTGTTGCTCGACCGGCTGGTGTTTGTTGACGCTGGAACGCAAGGACGTGGTTGGAAAAATAGTCCGTAGAACAATATCTGAGGCAAAGGAGGACTATTGGCGAGAAACCGCCAGGAACGCGATTGAACAGGTGCAGCTCACCCAAAGCCGGGGGTACGCCTTTTCAAAAGGGGAGACCATGCGGGGGCTCGGGGCAATTGCAATACTGCTTCCAAGCATGCCCGGCGCCTACGCGATGAGTGCGGGGTGTGGCGGACGAATTGAACGGGTGGAAGCCAAAAAGGATCTGATCCTGGACGCGCTCAATGAACTTGCAAGGTCCGTCAGAACACTGAAAGAACGCGAAGAGCATTTCCTTTTTTCCTAG
- a CDS encoding acyl-CoA dehydrogenase family protein has translation MPDMVTPAPTQTGYWTEERLMMRDMARDFAMNEVLPVANKLDPEKGDIPQDLIDKMGELGFFGILIPEEYGGLGLGYFEYCIVAEELSRAWMCAGSIIARGNTFYRSIPARNETEKREKIALMAEGKYLGAMAMSEPNAGSDVASITCRARRENDDWVVTGNKYWCTFADRANFLNVVCRTDTDPNAPRWAGLTSIMFEKKPGTFPKGVSSASIPKIGYFGWKTFELAFDEARTPALPSREFDGGAFKAIASGLEGARAHTAARSIGLAQAALEDAIAFSKERVQFGQPISDFQAIRFKLATMATEIEAARQLMYHVCNEIDSGRRCDKEAAMVKYYAAEMAERTTSEALQILGGAGYTTLHAVERYWRDARLTKIFEGSSEIQQRIISDAILGKPTKT, from the coding sequence ATGCCAGATATGGTCACTCCGGCTCCCACCCAGACCGGTTATTGGACTGAAGAACGCCTGATGATGCGTGACATGGCGCGCGACTTCGCCATGAATGAAGTCCTCCCGGTTGCAAACAAACTCGACCCGGAAAAGGGCGACATCCCTCAAGATCTGATAGACAAAATGGGAGAGCTAGGTTTTTTTGGAATTCTCATTCCGGAAGAATATGGCGGGTTGGGTCTCGGCTATTTCGAGTATTGTATCGTGGCCGAAGAACTTTCCCGTGCATGGATGTGCGCTGGATCGATCATCGCCAGGGGGAACACTTTCTATCGGTCCATCCCGGCACGCAACGAGACTGAGAAGCGCGAGAAGATCGCACTCATGGCCGAAGGAAAATACCTCGGCGCCATGGCGATGTCAGAGCCAAATGCAGGCTCAGACGTCGCCTCAATCACCTGCCGCGCTCGCAGGGAGAATGATGATTGGGTTGTGACAGGGAACAAGTACTGGTGCACATTTGCCGATAGGGCAAACTTCCTGAACGTGGTCTGCCGTACAGATACGGATCCCAACGCACCGCGATGGGCCGGACTGACATCCATAATGTTTGAAAAGAAGCCCGGCACCTTTCCAAAGGGTGTTTCCAGTGCGTCAATTCCGAAAATAGGCTATTTTGGATGGAAGACGTTCGAACTCGCATTCGATGAGGCTAGGACGCCGGCGCTGCCATCCCGTGAGTTTGATGGTGGTGCCTTCAAAGCTATTGCATCCGGACTCGAGGGTGCCCGTGCCCACACAGCGGCCCGCTCAATCGGTCTCGCCCAAGCGGCCCTTGAAGATGCCATAGCCTTCTCAAAAGAACGCGTCCAGTTTGGGCAACCGATTAGCGACTTTCAGGCCATTCGTTTCAAGCTTGCCACTATGGCAACGGAAATCGAAGCGGCGCGCCAACTTATGTATCATGTCTGCAATGAGATCGACTCCGGCCGCCGCTGCGACAAGGAGGCAGCAATGGTCAAATATTATGCCGCTGAGATGGCCGAGCGGACGACCAGTGAAGCCCTGCAAATTTTGGGGGGGGCTGGCTACACAACCCTGCATGCCGTGGAACGCTACTGGCGTGATGCGCGCCTCACGAAAATCTTCGAAGGAAGCTCAGAAATTCAGCAGCGCATCATTTCCGATGCCATTCTCGGCAAGCCGACAAAAACCTAG